The following proteins come from a genomic window of Natronosalvus vescus:
- a CDS encoding TIGR03885 family FMN-dependent LLM class oxidoreductase, giving the protein MSIGYHASHEQFAPSDLLEYVQQASNSGFEHCLASDHFHPWSERQGESGHVWSWLGAAMQATPMTFGMVNAPGYRYHPAIIAQAAATLRELYPERLWMSVGSGQLLNEGVAGVDWPVKADRNERLEECAEIMRRLWDGEEVTHDGHVTVERATLYTRPESPPPLLGAALSEETARWLGTWADGMITLGTPDHEADAARIEAFREDDPDAEKPVYLKVQLSYDESHDAALEGAYDQWRTNCIPGSVTQQLRTPAEFDELGETVDRAQVEENVRVSASLEEHVEWLERDFDHGVDRVYLHNVNTNQEAFIEDFGEGVLSQVSGT; this is encoded by the coding sequence ATGTCGATCGGCTACCACGCTTCTCACGAACAGTTCGCCCCCAGCGACCTCCTCGAGTACGTCCAACAGGCGTCGAACAGCGGATTCGAACACTGCCTGGCCTCCGATCACTTCCATCCCTGGAGTGAACGCCAGGGGGAATCGGGCCACGTCTGGTCGTGGCTCGGCGCTGCGATGCAGGCGACGCCGATGACGTTCGGGATGGTCAACGCACCTGGCTACCGGTATCACCCTGCAATTATCGCTCAGGCGGCGGCGACCCTCAGGGAGCTATACCCGGAGCGACTCTGGATGAGCGTCGGAAGCGGACAGTTGCTCAACGAAGGAGTTGCGGGCGTCGACTGGCCGGTCAAGGCCGACCGAAACGAGCGCCTCGAGGAGTGTGCCGAGATCATGCGACGCCTCTGGGACGGCGAGGAGGTCACCCACGACGGACACGTGACGGTGGAGCGAGCGACACTATACACTCGGCCCGAGTCGCCGCCACCGCTCCTCGGTGCCGCGCTCTCCGAGGAAACCGCCCGGTGGCTCGGCACCTGGGCCGACGGGATGATCACGCTCGGGACGCCCGACCACGAGGCCGACGCGGCGCGCATCGAGGCGTTTCGCGAGGACGACCCGGACGCGGAGAAACCCGTTTACCTGAAGGTGCAGCTCTCGTACGACGAAAGCCACGACGCGGCTCTCGAGGGTGCCTACGACCAGTGGCGCACGAACTGTATTCCCGGATCCGTCACTCAGCAACTTCGGACGCCAGCGGAATTCGACGAACTGGGCGAGACCGTCGACCGAGCGCAGGTCGAAGAGAACGTCCGCGTCTCCGCCAGCCTCGAGGAGCACGTCGAGTGGCTCGAACGGGATTTCGACCACGGCGTCGACCGAGTGTACCTCCACAACGTGAACACGAACCAGGAAGCCTTCATCGAGGATTTCGGTGAGGGTGTGCTGAGCCAGGTTTCCGGTACTTGA